The following are from one region of the Arachis duranensis cultivar V14167 chromosome 10, aradu.V14167.gnm2.J7QH, whole genome shotgun sequence genome:
- the LOC107471888 gene encoding putative disease resistance RPP13-like protein 1 translates to MAAEAVLSSVLSVVFDRMSSPEVVNWIKGKKLTHKLIERLKTNLCAVRAFLIDAEQKQIKERAVKDWLDSLKDAMYVADDLLDEVVTKAATQKDPGTFLSRFSGILNLQDRDVANKMEEVIDRIESLVNQKDTLGLREIPKEKMSWRITTSLVETSDICGRGEDKEAIVNFLLDDDSDDATGGYSDVSVIPIVGTGGIGKTTLAQLVYQDDKVKEHFDFQAWICVSEEFDVFKVTKTIIEAITSSFCSLTDLNLLQHDLKEKLSRKKFFVVLDDVWSESYEDWNKLLKPFRKGVKGSKILITTRSKRVASVVQTVSPYELSLLSEEDCWLVFSKHARLSIASMENSTLKKVGRDLVKKCDGLPLAAQSLGGLLRGNSDSKYWNHLLKSEIWEHFDDKIKVVPALRISYYYLPSYLKECFVYCSLYPKDYEFSKDELILLWMAENFLPPAGKRTPEEVGDEYFDELTARSFFQPHKIYENKFVMHDLVHDLAMKFAGEFYFRAEELENAVELGIKTRRLSHNAKGNYPISKLLGVCDRVRHTRTFLEINLDRGIPFKMENAPCILLSKLKYLRALSFNCYPLESLPDSIGELIHLRYLDLSLTDIMTLPDTLCNLYNLQTLKLVLCKKLKALPVGMKDLTNLRYLDISGTGLDEMPEGMSKLTSLQVLSNYVVGKREGNKINELGALANLHHTILIDKLENVVNSREALEARMFEKDGIECLLLEWSPDEYENTVDSQIERDILEELRPHSNLKQLHIWGYRGTTFPDWLGRSSYRNITKVTLKGCGNCFMLPSLGQLPSLKHLEIAKFERLAIVGDEFYRNDESCLETPFPMLETLRFYSMPCWEEWRSLEFNAFPRLRELLIWGCPMLRGDLPNQLPSLEDLNIQNCEQLSSCVPRAPAITSLSIEGSNEMRIGELPPLLDKLSINGKHQVESVMEASTQTQLTCLTSLSISGCSSHVLFPVSSIPASLQQLRILDCKKLEFQMEGQHHSLHQLRIHNSCDSVTSFSLDSFPNLVHVSIGECEKMESVVVSRSLSCLRSLKIENCGSLKSVQTLWMASPQLEDLTLLGCPEIDLSATGDPHRSMRSLIISYCERQLSCVASQFHGLTHLCIQGECESVKCLPKEGWLPATLESLSLSSIKSVEMLECKGLAHLTSLQQLSIVFCSNMENIDGEKLPASLLRLIIYESPLLGKRCEMKDPQVWPKISHIPAIDVGGRWIW, encoded by the coding sequence ATGGCTGCAGAAGCTGTTTTGTCTTCCGTTCTTAGTGTTGTTTTTGACAGGATGTCCTCCCCTGAAGTTGTTAACTGGATCAAAGGCAAGAAGCTTACTCACAAGCTCATTGAAAGGTTGAAGACTAATCTTTGTGCTGTTCGAGCCTTTCTCATAGATGCTGAGCAGAAGCAGATCAAGGAGAGAGCTGTCAAGGACTGGCTTGATAGTCTCAAAGATGCCATGTATGTTGCTGATGACTTGCTCGATGAAGTCGTCACCAAAGCTGCCACTCAGAAGGATCCAGGTACCTTCCTCTCTCGTTTCTCTGGTATTCTCAATTTGCAAGATCGGGATGTAGCAAACAAGATGGAGGAAGTCATTGATAGGATAGAGTCTCTTGTGAATCAAAAAGACACTCTTGGTCTCAGAGAGATTCCTAAGGAGAAGATGTCATGGAGGATCACTACATCTCTAGTTGAAACATCTGATATATGTGGCAGGGGAGAAGACAAGGAGGCCATAGTAAATTTTTTGTTGGATGATGATAGTGATGATGCTACTGGTGGTTATAGTGATGTATCTGTGATTCCCATTGTTGGCACGGGTGGAATAGGAAAGACTACTTTGGCTCAATTGGTTTACCAGGATGACAAAGTGAAGGAGCATTTTGATTTTCAAGCTTGGATTTGTGTGTCAGAAGAGTTTGATGTTTTCAAGGTTACCAAGACTATAATCGAGGCAATAACTTCAAGTTTTTGCAGCTTGACAGATTTGAATTTGCTTCAGCatgatttaaaagaaaaattgtcaAGGAAAAAGTTCTTCGTTGTCTTGGACGATGTATGGAGTGAAAGTTACGAAGATTGGAATAAACTTCTAAAACCTTTTCGAAAAGGGGTTAAGGGAAGTAAAATTCTCATAACAACTAGAAGTAAAAGAGTGGCTTCTGTGGTGCAAACTGTTTCACCTTATGAACTGAGCTTATTGTCTGAGGAAGATTGTTGGTTAGTGTTTTCAAAACATGCACGTCTCTCAATTGCTTCTATGGAGAATTCAACCTTAAAAAAAGTTGGCAGAGATCTCGTAAAGAAGTGTGATGGATTGCCCTTGGCAGCTCAATCCCTTGGAGGCTTATTGCGTGGAAATTCTGATAGCAAGTATTGGAATCATTTATTGAAGAGTGAGATCTGGGAACACTTCGATGATAAGATAAAGGTTGTTCCTGCGTTAAGAATCAGTTATTACTATCTTCCTTCGTATTTAAAGGAGTGCTTTGTTTATTGTTCTTTGTATCCCAAAGACTATGAATTTAGCAAAGATGAATTGATATTGCTGTGGATGGCAGAAAATTTTTTGCCACCAGCAGGAAAAAGGACTCCAGAAGAAGTTGGTGATGAGTATTTTGATGAATTGACTGCGAGATCATTTTTCCAACCTCATAAGATTTATGAAAACAAGTTTGTGATGCATGATCTGGTGCATGATTTGGCAATGAAATTTGCTGGAGAATTCTATTTCAGAGCTGAAGAGCTTGAGAATGCAGTTGAGCTTGGTATTAAAACTCGTCGTTTGTCACATAATGCCAAAGGCAATTACCCAATCTCAAAACTTTTGGGAGTTTGTGACCGAGTTAGACATACAAGGACATTTCTTGAAATCAATTTGGATCGGGGGATTCCATTTAAGATGGAAAATGCACCGTGCATCTTGTTGTCAAAGTTGAAGTACCTGAGGGCTTTGTCGTTCAATTGCTATCCTCTTGAGTCATTGCCTGATTCAATAGGCGAGTTGATTCATTTGCGTTACTTGGATTTGTCTCTCACCGACATCATGACATTGCCCGATACACTTTGCAACTTGTACAATTTACAGACATTGAAGCTGGTTCTATGTAAGAAACTAAAAGCCCTTCCTGTTGGCATGAAAGATCTTACAAATTTGCGTTACCTTGATATTAGCGGGACTGGTTTGGATGAGATGCCAGAAGGCATGAGCAAATTGACAAGTTTGCAGGTTTTAAGCAACTATGTTGTTGGGAAGCGTGAAGGGAACAAGATTAATGAATTGGGAGCACTTGCAAATCTACACCATACAATTTTGATTGACAAATTAGAGAATGTGGTCAATAGCAGGGAAGCATTGGAGGCAAGAATGTTTGAGAAGGATGGCATTGAATGTTTGTTGTTGGAGTGGTCGCCAGATGAATATGAGAATACAGTTGATTCCCAAATTGAAAGAGATATACTTGAAGAGTTACGACCTCATAGTAATTTGAAACAACTACATATTTGGGGTTACAGGGGTACAACATTTCCAGATTGGTTGGGACGTTCTTCCTATCGCAACATCACCAAAGTAACTCTGAAAGGTTGCGGGAATTGTTTTATGCTTCCTTCACTTGGACAGTTGCCCTCTTTGAAGCACCTGGAAATTGCAAAGTttgaaaggcttgctattgtgGGAGATGAGTTTTACCGAAATGACGAATCTTGTCTGGAGACTCCATTTCCAATGCTTGAAACTCTTAGATTTTACTCAATGCCTTGCTGGGAGGAATGGCGTTCGTTGGAGTTCAATGCATTTCCTCGACTTAGGGAGCTTCTCATATGGGGTTGTCCCATGTTGAGAGGAGATTTGCCAAATCAACTACCATCTTTGGAAGATCTTAATATTCAAAATTGCGAGCAGCTCAGCAGTTGTGTTCCAAGAGCTCCCGCGATTACCTCTTTAAGCATAGAAGGAAGCAATGAAATGAGAATTGGGGAGCTACCTCCTTTGCTGGATAAGCTATCAATTAATGGAAAGCATCAAGTGGAGTCGGTGATGGAGGCCAGTACGCAAACCCAACTCACTTGCCTCACATCTTTATCCATCTCAGGTTGTTCATCCCACGTATTGTTTCCAGTGAGTAGTATTCCAGCATCACTACAACAGCTGAGGATATTGGATTGCAAAAAATTAGAATTCCAAATGGAAGGCCAACACCACTCATTGCATCAACTAAGGATACATAACAGCTGTGATTCGGTTACATCCTTCTCGTTGGATTCCTTTCCAAATCTCGTGCATGTTTCTATCGGGGAGTGTGAAAAGATGGAGTCTGTCGTGGTGTCACGCTCTCTTTCATGTCTCCGTTCTTTAAAGATAGAGAACTGTGGGAGTTTGAAATCCGTGCAGACGCTATGGATGGCATCACCTCAGCTAGAAGATCTCACATTACTTGGTTGCCCAGAGATAGATTTGTCTGCTACAGGGGATCCACACCGTAGCATGAGATCTCTTATTATCAGCTACTGCGAGAGACAACTCAGCTGTGTAGCATCGCAATTTCATGggcttactcatctttgtatTCAAGGTGAATGTGAGAGTGTGAAGTGTCTCCCAAAGGAAGGTTGGTTGCCTGCCACCCTGGAGTCTCTCTCCCTGAGCAGCATCAAAAGTGTGGAGATGTTGGAATGCAAGGGACTTGCCCACCTCACCTCCCTCCAACAATTATCTATTGTTTTTTGTTCCAATATGGAGAACATTGACGGAGAAAAGCTGCCTGCCTCTCTGTTACGACTCATCATCTATGAAAGCCCTTTGCTGGGGAAACGGTGTGAGATGAAGGACCCGCAGGTTTGGCCCAAAATTTCCCACATCCCCGCCATTGATGTTGGTGGAAGATGGATTTGGTAA